From the genome of Nitrospira sp. CR1.1:
CCGCGCCAGCTATGGAGATGTAAGAGCAAGCCCCGCGGCCAGTAACGAGATTGCCATGCACAGTGGGCTGTAGAACCGCGAATCTCGGCGCGCGAAGACCGTGCCCTGTACGCGCTTGAAGAAGCCCACGTATCGAAATTCGCCCACCGCCCGCGCCGCGAACACGAATGAGACGCCCCAGACGCCGAGATGCGGAAGCCAGGCCGGAAACCCAGACGTCAGAACGCCCGCCTGCAAGCCACACACGGCCCCCGCCATGAGCAATGCGATGGCGACAGCAGCGGATGCTCCTGGACCCGGAACGAAGACCGGACGACCGCCTTCAGTGGGAAGGGCGCCCTCAAACGCCCAGCGGCCCCCGAGCGCCCAGTAGATATGAAGCAACGCGAGAGCTGAGAAGATAGCGATGAGGGCAGTGGCCAGTGTGACGTGCATCCCTTCTTCCTGACGCCTAACGTTGAAGGTGAGGGACGCTTCGCAAGCGGGTGGAGCCCGCTTGCGAAGCGTCCCTCTCGACCGACTCGTTAGACATGATGAACCAGTAGCATTTCGTTTCCGCCCCTTTGAAATTCGTAAGGGACAGGTCTCACCTCAACACCGAACCCGTGCCGTTCAAGAGCTTCAGTTACGACGCCCATGTGTG
Proteins encoded in this window:
- a CDS encoding DUF3995 domain-containing protein, whose protein sequence is MHVTLATALIAIFSALALLHIYWALGGRWAFEGALPTEGGRPVFVPGPGASAAVAIALLMAGAVCGLQAGVLTSGFPAWLPHLGVWGVSFVFAARAVGEFRYVGFFKRVQGTVFARRDSRFYSPLCMAISLLAAGLALTSP